The proteins below come from a single Papaver somniferum cultivar HN1 chromosome 11, ASM357369v1, whole genome shotgun sequence genomic window:
- the LOC113324870 gene encoding uncharacterized protein LOC113324870 has product MAFDRRFNTVTSLEEKVGGLTPLRISMQEFNDCLNTCGLIHAPKTGLEFSWCSNRAERKRIVCNLDRAVFNDKWIDLYPSWGYKVGVRGISDHGVLYGAHAEIPKPKNAPFRALKVWKSHPDFLKIIKDSWQEEMVGNPGFIFMSKLKRLKKTIQLWNWNVFGDVRKKMIQAEDTVMQASLASDKHPMDIGLLNNIVTSKGVQEILTDQQKQITQQKSRVKWLKEGASNSRFFYVNLKMRQTQNATVELENANGNIVSNQDEIADILISHFEKKFKHHEVSSVPDFFQDIPKVVNEEDNFMLDATPTDEEVKKKILILTQIMLQALMDLLVGSR; this is encoded by the coding sequence ATGGCTTTTGATAGGAGATTTAACACAGTTACAAGCTTGGAAGAGAAAGTTGGAGGTTTAACACCCTTAAGAATATCAATGCAGGAATTCAATGACTGTTTGAATACTTGTGGTTTAATTCATGCTCCAAAAACTGGATTGGAGTTCTCTTGGTGCAGTAATAGAGCTGAAAGAAAAAGGATAGTTTGCAATCTTGACAGAGCTGTATTTAATGATAAATGGATTGATCTTTATCCAAGTTGGGGTTATAAAGTGGGTGTCAGGGGGATTTCAGATCATGGAGTTCTATATGGAGCTCATGcagaaattccaaaaccaaaaaatgcTCCATTCAGAGCTTTAAAAGTTTGGAAGAGTCATCCTGATTTTCTTAAGATCATTAAAGATTCTTGGCAGGAAGAAATGGTTGGTAATCCTGGTTTTATCTTTATGAGCAAATTGAAAAGACTTAAGAAAACAATACAACTATGGAACTGGAATGTATTTGGAGATGTGAGAAAAAAAATGATACAAGCAGAAGATACAGTTATGCAGGCTTCACTAGCATCTGATAAACATCCAATGGATATTGGTCTGCTAAATAATATAGTGACATCCAAAGGAGTTCAAGAAATATTAACTGATCAACAAAAACAAATTActcaacaaaaatcaagagtGAAATGGCTAAAGGAAGGTGCATCAAATTCCAGATTTTTTTATGTGAATCTCAAAATGAGACAAACACAAAATGCTACGGTAGAATTGGAAAATGCAAATGGTAATATAGTGTCAAATCAAGATGAAATTGCAGATATTTTGATATCCCactttgaaaaaaaattcaagcATCATGAAGTGAGCTCTGTGCCAGATTTTTTTCAAGATATTCCAAAAGTAGTGAATGAAGAAGACAACTTCATGCTAGATGCAACTCCAACTgatgaagaagtgaaaaaaaaaattttgatctTGACCCAGATAATGCTCCAGGCCCTGATGGATTTGCTGGTTGGTTCTAGATAA